One Esox lucius isolate fEsoLuc1 chromosome 1, fEsoLuc1.pri, whole genome shotgun sequence genomic region harbors:
- the cdon gene encoding cell adhesion molecule-related/down-regulated by oncogenes has translation MTAGRRVLSTVLCLSHALLLSSFAVASLSFLSEPTSVVQIQGSDVELRCSAQPNSSGLSLSWRFRGRPLDPASVPGVELTPSGGVLSLYPLQAVHQGLYQCVAQSDTGAIISRYARVAIADIAEYGETQRRSLVVQEGSSVVIQCPLPPSAPPAVPRVRVRGEWLENSTDNYIVVPSGNLQILSVSPRHGGIYKCGAYNPVTKENRVEGHGTKLTVKPADNPSPARIVYPIVPTTVSAEPSATLVLECVVSGSPMHPAIWLKDGRELAAPARGPREHNNLVLLDLRRSDSGIYQCSVQTEKGTLLSVNYTVNVLEEASVLRGLTDQSVSSGDSARFNCLAKGNPTPGVTWLFNASPIAPSTRLRISGSTLIISRVTLKDEGVYQCLVDNGIGSAQSAGRLTVKSEPQLGSPPDILTEAPPPSIHPIQSDEGDQLFPHEEEEEGLIEGEGLGDPMGQPTERSNDRLTPEAPIITSPPQTHKPDIYDLEWRAGRDWGHPINAYFVKYRKVDDETGVVGTWQTVRVPGSEKTLRLSELEPSSLYEVLMVSRSSAGEGQPAMLTFRTGKEKSPPVSKNPSKAPTVSVPAKAPEDKTTNTHFGVVIHERVPEAPDRPTISMATESSVYVTWIPRANGGSPITAFRVEYRRQGRNAAWVVAADNISPLKLSVEVRSLEPGSTYKFRVIAMNQNGDSPHSATSRPYQVSAASPRFSDRPVAGPHISSTDAVSDTQIMLRWTYTPSSNNNTPIQGFYIYYRPTDSDNDSDYKRDVVEGLKQWHLIGQLQPETSYDIKMQCFNDGGESEYSNVMICETKARQPPGVPSQHPITPPGPFPPDTPTPPGGLLYLIVGCILGVMVLILFAFIAMCLWRNRQQNAMHKYDGYLYQPAEMNGHVLEYATLPVSGRIHGAYGHGGRTPGCHHLHHDVPNGSAGLTYTPGGPPHGHDPTPPHGHDPTLPQHSTGEYKHPVPHRHHHNGGGIYTALPQTDSTDCMSCQNFCNNNRCYTKTNGTFSGGTLPLMQRVAQNQDRGAVLGLEMVPLGQVSPHCRGQDGHLLLRDRSTQPGEHGNQDDQEDHEGRDSSLSQTSCCPQGDHHQHLCPGEVVTDDEPEECVESEGVVVCWESLGLSDLDLKEKPTWISTGSLNMALQGDLIQPTPQEV, from the exons ATGACGGCAGGTCGGAGGGTTCTGTCGACAGTGCTGTGTCTAAGCCAcgccctcctcctctccagctTTG CCGTTGCGTCCCTGTCGTTCCTCTCCGAGCCCACGTCGGTGGTTCAGATCCAGGGCAGCGACGTTGAGCTGCGGTGTTCAGCGCAGCCCAACTCCTCCGGCCTGTCCCTGTCCTGGCGCTTTAGGGGCCGACCCCTGGACCCGGCCAGTGTGCCCGGCGTGGAACTGACTCCCAGTGGGGGGGTCTTGTCCCTGTACCCCCTCCAGGCCGTCCACCAGGGACTGTACCAGTGTGTGGCTCAGTCCGACACAGGGGCCATCATCAGCCGATACGCACGCGTGGCTATCGCTG ataTAGCTGAGTATGGCGAGACACAACGACGTTCGTTGGTGGTTCAGGAGGGTAGCAGCGTTGTGATCCAGTGTCCTCTGCCCCCCAGTGCCCCCCCGGCTGTCCCCCGGGTGAGGGTGCGAGGGGAGTGGCTAGAGAATTCCACAG ACAACTACATAGTTGTTCCTTCTGGGAACCTTCAGATCCTGTCTGTTTCCCCCCGACATGGAGGCATTTATAAGTGTGGCGCATACAACCCTGTTACCAAGGAGAACAGGGTCGAAGGTCATGGTACCAAGTTGACTGTGAAAC CTGCAGACAACCCTTCCCCGGCAAGGATAGTTTACCCCATCGTCCCGACCACCGTATCGGCGGAGCCGTCCGCCACGCTGGTGTTGGAGTGTGTGGTGTCAGGCAGTCCGATGCACCCTGCCATCTGGCTGAAAGACGGACGGGAGCTGGCAGCGCCGGCCAGGGGCCCCAGGGAGCACAACAACCTGGTTCTGTTGGACCTGAGGAGGAGCGACTCCGGGATCTACCAGTGTTCTGTTCAGACGGAGAAAGGAACTCTGCTCAGTGTCAACTATACTGTGAATGTTCTGG AGGAGGCGTCTGTCCTCAGAGGTCTCACCGACCAGTCTGTCTCTTCCGGAGACTCTGCTCGTTTCAACTGCCTTGCCAAGGGAAACCCCACCCCCGGTGTCACCTGGCTTTTCAACGCCTCCCCCATCGCCCCCTCGACCCGCCTCCGGATCTCAGGCTCCACCCTCATTATTTCAAGGGTGACATTGAAGGACGAGGGTGTGTACCAATGCCTGGTGGACAACGGGATTGGCTCAGCGCAGTCAGCTGGCAGGCTCACGGTCAAATCAG AACCTCAGCTTGGTTCCCCACCTGATATTCTGACTGAGGCTCCACCCCCCTCCATCCACCCAATCCAGAGTGATGAGGGAGATCAGCTCTTCCCacatgaggaggaagaggaggggctaATAGAAGGGGAGGGGTTGGGGGATCCTATGGGCCAACCAACAGAGAGGAGTAATGATAGGCTCACTCCTGAAGCACCAATCATCACCTCTCctccccaaacacacaaacctgaCATCTATGACCTGGAGTGGAGGGCGGGACGAGACTGGGGACATCCAATCAACGCATACTTCGTTAAATACCGCAAG gtTGATGATGAGACCGGGGTAGTGGGTACCTGGCAGACAGTCCGTGTTCCTGGCAGTGAGAAGACCCTCCGTCTGTCTGAACTGGAACCATCCAGTCTATATGAGGTTCTGATGGTGTCACGCAGCTCTGCTGGAGAGGGACAACCAGCCATGCTCACCTTCCGAACAGGCAAAG AGAAGAGCCCACCGGTCAGTAAGAATCCTTCCAAGGCTCCGACGGTGTCGGTCCCCGCCAAAGCTCCGGAGGACAAAACCACCAACACACATTTTGGAGTGGTCATTCACGAACGGG TGCCTGAGGCCCCTGATAGGCCCACCATCTCCATGGCGACAGAGAGTTCTGTGTACGTCACATGGATCCCGCGGGCCAATGGCGGGTCTCCCATCACAGCGTTTCGTGTGGAGTATCGCCGCCAGGGCCGGAATGCAGCGTGGGTCGTTGCCGCCGACAACATTTCCCCTCTCAAACTGTCGGTCGAAGTACGAAGTCTGGAACCTG GCTCCACCTATAAGTTTCGTGTGATTGCTATGAACCAGAACGGGGACAGTCCCCACAGCGCCACCTCCAGGCCCTACCAGGTGTCTGCCGCCAGCCCACGCTTCTCAGACCGCCCTGTGGCTGGACCGCACATCTCCTCTACGGACGCTGTCTCCGACACTCAGATCATGCTGCGCTGGACC TACACCCCATCCAGTAACAACAACACACCCATTCAAGGATTCTACATCTACTACAGGCCTACTGATAGTGATAATGACAGCGACTACAAGCGGGATGTGGTAGAAG GTCTAAAACAGTGGCATCTGATTGGTCAGCTGCAGCCAGAGACGTCATATGACATAAAGATGCAGTGTTTTAATGACGGAGGGGAGAGTGAATACAGTAATGTCATGATCTGTGAGACCAAAG CACGGCAGCCCCCAGGGGTTCCCAGCCAGCACCCCATCACCCCGCCGGGCCCCTTCCCCCCagacacccccacaccccccggGGGCCTGCTCTACCTGATTGTGGGCTGTATCCTCGGGGTCATGGTCCTGATCCTCTTCGCTTTCATCGCAATGTGTCTCTGGAGGAACCGTCAGCAGAACGCCATGCACA AGTACGACGGGTACCTCTACCAGCCTGCGGAGATGAACGGCCACGTGTTGGAGTACGCCACATTGCCCGTGTCCGGGCGCATCCACGGGGCTTATGGTCATGGCGGTCGGACTCCGGGCTGCCACCATCTGCACCACGATGTGCCGAACGGCTCGGCTGGCCTGACCTACACACCCGGAGGCCCCCCACATGGCCacgaccccacccccccacatgGCCACGACCCCACCCTGCCGCAACACAGCACCGGGGAGTACAAACACCCTGTGCCCCACCGGCACCATCACAAT GGAGGAGGAATCTACACAGCTTTGCCTCAAACGGACTCAACAGATTGTATGAGCTGCCAGAACTTCTGCAACAACAACAG ATGTTACACGAAGACCAACGGGACGTTCTCCGGGGGCACTCTACCCCTAATGCAGCGCGTGGCTCAGAACCAGGACCGAGGCGCGGTCTTGGGTCTCGAGATGGTTCCCCTGGGCCAGGTGTCTCCTCACTGCCGGGGCCAGGACGGACACCTCCTCCTCAGGGACAGGAGCACACAGCCTGGGGAGCATGGGAACCAGGACGACCAAGAGGACCATGAGGGAAGGGACTCATCTCTGTCCCAGACCTCCTGCTGTCCTCAGGGGGACCACCATCAACACCTGTGCCCTGGAGAAGTTGTCACGG atGATGAACCTGAGGAGTGTGTGGAGTCTGAGGGAGTGGTGGTGTGTTGGGAGAGCCTGGGTCTGTCTGACCTTGACCTCAAGGAGAAACCAACGTGGATCTCCACAGGCAGCCTGAATATGGCCCTGCAGGGAGACCTGATCCAGCCGACCCCTCAGGAGGTCTGA